In the genome of Vespa crabro chromosome 1, iyVesCrab1.2, whole genome shotgun sequence, the window TGAATTGGATATGGTTGAAATCGCGTTagatgtaagtatatattgaatacatacatatacatatgcgcacgtatatatatatatatatatatatatatatatatatatatatatatatatatatatatattgatatttttcattaatctataaatagtagaagtaaaaaaaaagtaacgaaaTACTTCTTtctaaatatgtaaatattcttaaatatattttcatttaggtTTGCGGTTCTAAAACATTGGAGTGTGTTAATCTAGCGGAACTTAGAAAAGCTTTGAGGTTGTCATTGCACTTACAATCGGAGGATGTTGATAAAATTTTCCAACAAGCTTGCAATAAACCTGGTGACAACGTAGTAACTTACGGTAAATTACAATGATTTATATGAATTTGCAACAGTTGGTACAAATTCTCGTCAATTTTAtcacaaatatttcattatattcataatagtaagattgtaattatatgtaattacatcataataatttttgacaGAGGCCGCGCTTGGTGTATTAGCTACACGAGCAGAATTTTCGCATTTATTCACTGGGAATTCTGagacaaggaaaaagaagaccATTTGAGAGTGTGTCTTGGCCGCGTCTCGTATTCCTCGAAGAATTAGGGAGCAACGTGACTCCAATAGGCCACTTCTCAGCCAAATTTGTTCTAGCCCTGTATAACTAGGTAATTTCTTATGCGGTCGTTGAGACTATTTCCTCTCTACATACATGCTTAgcagattttttaaataacatctATATCttcgatgaaataataacgtCTTCAAAAAATTCTATGGTGATTGATAAATTGAGCTTGGATAATAAGCATACTACTGATCTAATTGGATTatgaattgttattaaaaaaatgggcggaaatctttttctaagccgtatgaaaataaaatacagatatatatatatatataatataaattaattcgaataaaatattcgaatttgAAAAACATTAAAGCAGTTCAATATTTGTTAAGTTTATTAACAATttgaataatcattttttttttttaatttaaattccgTTATAATGACgctatgaaataaaatatatcaaatcgaATAGATTTTacttataaagaaaatgacaCAAGTcatttaacaatataatttaataattattgtctttgtattgtcttaaagtatttttttgttcgacTGACAATTCATttcaacaattaaaaatagaaattatttagaatAGGCCTTATTGTATTAGTTAAATAGGTATTACAATGAATTTTTCACCTTTATGAGGTTTCACACTCGGAAACAAAATTAAGTATGCAATAcatgttaaaacttttgttatataaaGGCATGCAGAATCCTTGCTGTGAGACTGGAAGATAAGTCGGACGTATCGTCCATAGGAAACATTATTTAGTCTTATAATCGCTTTAGATTGCTCAGGGTTTGTAAAATGCGAAAATTATTGAATGAGTGctcaattattttatgtttgtGGAAATTAATCACAAAGATCTGCTCGGTCACTTGATCGAGTTTCTAGTAAATTAAAGTATACTAATTATGAGTACCTAGAAGTTGAACATGCATTTAgaataaatatgttataaaatttattctttgcTCGATAACAATACATACTacagtatttaatatttaatatacacacatatataatataatgatacatTGGTCgtgaaatacaataaaatgttacttattgtatattgtatatacgcatatatgtgaatatatatatatatatgcggtgacgtgtgtgtgtgtcacgTACGCGATGCGtgtaatgtatatacacaaaatatatacttgtacatatagatacaataaaatattcttacaaGGTATGAATTATCTTGATAAGTAGTCTAGATATATTTTGTCTTTGCCTATAAATTggcaaaaattatttatttacattatgaatttattttaagtaCGAAACAAGactgaaaaaatatatatatatataaagaatatagatCTCTAAACTATCACATCAAATTCTAGATATCATAGAGTTCTAATtgttaagaaaataatgaaatgtatatatatatatatatatatatatacactctcAGAGATTCTGAAATAGTTATTGATAGAACCTGATTATCACAACTAATTTCTTAGATCACCGATGTAATTCGGTAAagtattactatattataactttaaatattattttaaataaatattaactataataacatttacaacTCAATTCTGAGATtacatattttcatatattgaaaacaatattaatgataaatcttAATTATTGACTTTTTGAGCAAATGCATTATACATAGTGATAATCACGATTGTGTTATGCAATGGATATAGTGTATTAATACTGTTGcctcatatttaatatatacaagctcaaaatgatattattctcaacaaatatagaaaaaaagatgtaaaaattatacgcaagcataaaaaatatatattgaaaaaagttctataatgaaaaaagaaacgaatttttAGGTATTTCTAATCagcatttatataaaaaaaaaaaacataatatctGAATtcgtcataaatatatataaaaaaaatagaaagaacagaaaacaaatgaaaactGAATCACTTACGTATTGTTTACGAACTCGCAATACGAAAATCTATTCTCGCACGtacattattatctatttgttCTCATGCATTACAATTACATTTTAAAAGGCACAccacaatttcaataatatttatgagaaAATCACAGTAAACATAAtctcttattaaaaataatattctactttataatttctttaaatattaaattttatcaatttgtgCGAGCATAAAATTATGCATGTATTTATacgtaatatttattctatatgattaactgaaaaataaaaaagagaaaatctggataaagttaaaaaaaatcaaataatgagattcatatatatacatatatatatatatatatatatatatatatatatatatataaaagaaaaaaaacgaaattatatacattgcgcgaagaatagaaaaatattataaacgatataactattttttcttgaaaatactCGTCACTGTCGAGGAACCAGGTCTTTGTTGAAATATCTTGCTCATTCTTTGTCGCATATCCTCTACGCCCTGTCCTACATTTACTGTCGCCATTGATAAGGAAAGTCCAGAACTCATTGAGCTTGATCTAAAATCATAGAAAAgccatataaatatttctactaaTATACAGAAATAcactattaaaaattcattaccTTTCGATTGGTTTAACAATGTCCTGATGAGATTCCGCTTCTCGTAATAAAGATTTTACAGTTTCCCTTTGTTGCGGCAAATTTTGATTAATCAAAGTTTCCAAATGCCTTAAGCCAGGTAATATAATTCCAGAGATACATTGATTGCTTAGCGGACAATAAACTAGAACTGAATAGGCTTCAACCAAAGCATTGCAAAGATCTACTTTACGATTCTGTTGCATCGCTGTTGCAGTTATTCCAGTCAATTGTGTGGCAATCActgtaaatttaaataaaaattaaccgTTATAATCGGTTGCGAGTTTTtgcaatataattaaattaacataaaattttgttgttacaaatagaattataaaaaaaaagttgcacGAAGAGCACAAACGAAGAGTATAACTTTAAAAATCTTACCATCCTCTATATAACTTTGAGGACAACTTGGAGCGATATAAGCTAAAGTTGAAACAAGAGGTGTAGCTAATACAGACAAAATATTTTGCGATTCTCTAGCAATAGTTTCTAAAGTTAACCGTGCTTTATCACGTGCTTCTCTAACTTTACATTCAGTGATAAGACGACCTAAAGGAGGTATGACTGCTGCTTTCACagttctaaaaataaaaatattacttaattttatttctttgtttttttttttttttaaagtaaagATATTGCTTACATATCTGGATCGCTAGCTAATGTTACAATAGCTGGAACTATTCTTCCATTTATCAGTCGATCTGAAGTGTGAGCTATGATAGAACCAAATAATGTTGCAACTGCACATCTTACACTAGATCTTTGATGCACCACACCTGTAatatatagcgataataaatagttaaaaaaaaaataacattacagTAATaagttaataagaattatataaattaccaTCCCATAAGCCTGTTAATACATGCTCTTGCATTTCTTCTTTAGcacataattttataatcgcGATCTGAAGACTTGTAATATTGATACCGCTCATAGACAGAACAactaaaaattgttttatagaTTTTGAGACTTCAACGCCATTTAAAGTGCTTAGCATAATTAAATAAGCTGGAATCAATGTCAAGCtgagatttttattatccattgATAATGTTGACAATTGTTTTTCTAATTCCGTTATTTCCGGTAGGAATATTGGTTGAATCTgcagtataaaaaaaaaattctataaataaaatttacgataCTACCGTATTCAAGTACTATTATATAGTACTATAAATTTTAGGAATTACCCTTGTCTGAGTAATATATCTTCCAAAACCATTGCACAACGATTGTATATACGTGAGCAATGAATTTAAAACACTCTCTTGTATTATTTCTGTAGATTTTACTATTTCAAGAATATCTATAATTCTGAAAGTAAgcattataattttgtataaaaagtaagttaatacaaaaatataaaatttataatacttacaatTTATTAGTGAACCATTCTAATTCTGGCCACAAATCATTCTCCCaggtatttgaaaaaaatgtatttaaaagtGCACCTACGTCTGTGTCGCCGTCATAAAATACTTTTGGATTGATTATATCACAATGACATATACTCAAAAACTCGGCagctaaaatgaaaaattaatttttgttaatataaaaagatctaCTATAATGTttacatttgtattttttataatttacttaCGTAATTCTTGAGAAATTGAAGGTTCTACAGAAGTTCTAACAGTATCAGTATCAGCAACACACACAATAGTATGAGGaagtaaatattgtaaaacgCCAATTAAGGATTCTATTCTCTCTtcgtcgatattttctttaacagGTGAATTTTGAGGATTCGCTggttttatatgattttttactTTAGAAATTAAACGTGGCAAAAGATGTGATCTTAatctttttaaagataatGCCCATTGTGCTAAGATCGGTAAAAATATAGAAGATGCTGTATTTACTACTATAGAAGAAGAATCATTCAAGGCTGTTAGGGCAAGTTCTTCACACTACAAATAcacaaaagaatattaatagatatacatatataattatattatatatacatatataattatagatatacgtatattaatagatatacactataatagatatacatacatatatatatatatatatatatatatatatatatatatatatatagcatctAGAAATGATATAGAATACTAcctgaaaatatttatctggATCATCCATTAATGCTACAAGTAGAGCCAAACTTCTTACTACACTAGCTCTGACTGAAGGATCTTTATCTTCTAAAAGCATTTGTTGTAACATAGACAGCATTAAGGAATTTCTAATAGAAACTGACGTATATGGAGCCAATGCAGAACAACATTCAACAGCTAATAATCTTCTTTCTGGATACTTATGTTGACTTTGTTCCCAACAAAGAGTTAAAATTTCTTCTCCTCCAATAGATTCATCTTCAAGTTTTGCCATTGCCACCAAAcctaatgaatgaaataaatatatatgtataaatattcccttgttctaataaaataattacatttttaagaataaataCTAACCAGCTAATATCATTtgtcgttcttcttcttgtggtcttttttttaaattaaaaagaagttgtaataatttttctctctctccagaATCGGAATGTAAACGAACTGTACTTAATATTAAAGGTATAACTTCTTCTCGTTtgttcaatataatattaggTACTATTCGAGGTAATGTTTGTGCCAAAATTTTAACAAGTGTATCGCGAGAAACTCCATATTTAAATGGTTCTTCTGCTACTGATATTATGGAACTTGAAATATTCACCAAACAAAGACCAATAACTTCTAACTTAAATTTTATTGGTAAAAGTctgaaacacacacacatatatatatatacatgcaaatattatttttgatgtatcttttatttaattatgcattaatctatatatctgtatacCTGGATGGTGCATTTGATAAAATAGTTGAACCTTCTGTAACATCAGTCCTTGGTAACTGTATCCTTGTCCATTCTTTATCTCCTGGATCAGTTTCACCTAAGCTCACTACTACAGAAACACTATCATCTTCTTCTGGATCTTGAGTTGCATTTGAAGCATCGCGTGGAGGAGACTCAAGAATTTCGAATTTATCTGGTGTTGTAGAATTCGAATTTATAGATTGGTTGGTACCATTACTACGTTGCTAAATTGAACATACatatagatttataaaaatcaaatttttaaaaagcaaCACTAACAGATAATAACATTTCGTTTTACCTTATTATCTTGTACCAAATTTTCATTGGTAGTATCAATATAATGCTGGAGatccatcttttctttttctaataatgcAGTTTGCTGTTTTAATTGTTCTATTTGttctatctataataaaataataatttaaaaattgaaaaattataagttGCACATACAAAATACAAACCATTTCTTTCAACtcattctcctttctttctacttcAGTATTTCCACATTCAGTTTGAACAGAAATATTTACAGAAGGTGGTTTGTCATGACCATTAGCTCTCATGTATTCTCTATAAATCTGTAATAATCCAGAAGGTTTTGGAATGTTCAAGCCAACATCCTGCCAATCTTCAAGTTcttgattttcattttcatcactaaatgttattgatgttaatttataagaatGTGTAAGTAAATATTCATGAACTAAAAAATTTAAAGCTCTTTGTTCGTGAGGTTTTATAggattatcattaataacttGCTTATCCGAACGTTTATCAGGTGTTGCACTATCAAATtctgaaatattaaaacaaagaatttttattatattataaaaatgtaaaaaaacgtttgaaaaagaaaaacaaacctGTAACAACAGTAAGATTTGCACGTAGAGCAGAAATACTTTCTCTTGCATTTCTAAGTTCAAATTCCAAAATTGCAACTCTTTCATCAATTCCAGTACCATCTTCTGAGTACCTTGTCATATCAAGCGAATCCAAAGTAGCTTGACTAGAAGACCTAGCTAGTATTttgtttcaaatatatatatatataaaatgataattttcaaatttcttctattcatattatttatatatatatatatcattttaaatattattaaaaaatatatctaatactttaatttattcaaaaaaatcaCATTATAATACCTGAAAAATATACTTACGCATAGGTGTATATGGTTCTGGTTTGATATTTTGATTTTCGAAATTACATGGATTAGAAAAGTATTCTTTGAGAATTGACAATTCTCTTCCTGCTTCGCATAATTCTGCATGTAATTCCAAAgctgttaataaaaatttttcgtttaaaaGTTTCGTAGCAATTTCTTCGTAAGATACTGTCGTCCGTATGGCGGGAAAtcctaataaataattttatacataaaattgttcataatattaaaaaataataaattataaaaaaacgatgaaaaaaatcttcaatatacatatagatgaCGTATACAAATGTAAAGTTTCACGTATATACAGACATACACAAACTTATTAAGTAAAGaaacttattataaattaatttataaattagtatatgaaataaaacattttaaatcCGTTGTGAAAAGATCACATTAAAATCGCTAGAAAGAagtttaaaagtaaaagaaaaacattaaaattaccTTTGTTTGTAGACAAGGAATTTCTAACCTCTTCTATAGAACCAGCcatcgttttaatatttatttatatcttaagGCAAAGTGACATGTTTTGTATTACTTATCAATAGCATCAGTATACCATACTAtttccttattaatattaggccgaataattaaaattatcttattcGTAATACACAAAGTTACTTCACATCTGTGACGATCAAGGTAACATCACACGTACATATTATAGTCTGATGCAACTGTtgatatataggtatgtacaAATGTCATCACATACGTAgatgcatatatacaaatgtttTTACAACTCAATATGTTTTTCAGTATAATAGAGTTAATTTATGGTAGAagatatgtttttaattaaatagataaattatatctcTATAATAgtgtaaaatacaaaataataaaaaaaatatatatatgtgtatatatatatatatatatataagaaaagataatgcactattaaatatactttgatactatttattttttatttcattgtcattacttacttgaaataaatatagattttattatattatataaattttatcatataaatattttttaatacataccattattataacacacatacacatacacacacattgcGAGTACAGTTATAATGGCCAATTAAATTGCGTTTTCTATGACAGTCATCATTTACATGCTGAGtaactataattatacaatCACTTAAACGTTATAATTTTGTGAAGTTTTTACGGAAACACATTTACAATAGCAGATAACTTAGTCCgctaaaaaattttattgagtatctatataattaaacagttttcattgaaatacatataatatggCTAAAACgccaatttgaaaaatttactgATACACTGTATCATAACATTAATACAAAATAGTCATACAATGTCTTAAACATACAAAAGTTGATAcagataattacatatataatttataaaaataataataatatcactatTCTGTGTCACTGacaataagatattatttcttctttgaaaaacTTACAAGTCCTAGAGTAGGCTTTGCTGCATTAGTTTTACGTTTCGAAGctgcttttcctttttgtgtgctaaaattatattaaaaaatatttgacaatataataaatatcctatactaatatcatttatattgcaaaattaatatttcttctaacaaataaataaatagatcacCTTGAATTTGTATATCTAGCTTTTTTAGTGCttgaacgataattattataaccttTACGTTTTCTTCCTTGTGTATTTCCATATCTACCTCTTGTACTTCCAGAATAAGAGGAATTTGTAGCAGTGTTCCATGAACTTGTATCTTCATCAGTACTGTCAGCCGAATTCTCATCAGCTTCACTCAATAAAACTGATAATTTAAAGCAAATTATAAAGTTTTACTTAGTTACTTAAtcgttcatttatatattaaatacatgAACTTATATAGTTCAATTTACTATTACCATATTTTTCTGCTGCATATTTTTGTGTAATATCTAATAAAGCTTTGCCATATTTGTCAAAATTCGCCTTTGTGACATGGGGAATTTTTAACATGGCTTCTTCACTATCAGGTAACTGTTGACTCATTGCTCTTATAGCTATCATATTCATGATTGACGATGCAGATACATCGAGTGCACCCGCTATTCCTCTAATAATTCCTATTAATTCTGAATAACAACGTTCTTGCAATTCTTGTAGAACTTTGTTAACTTTAGTTGTAACTGTAGAAACAGTTGCTACGGCATTTGAACTACTATTTGCAGCACGTATTGGAATAATCacctaaaatataaatacgacaatatttatattttatttttaataatgcgatttaaaattatttattaccttTGTGTCTTTTTTGGTCATTAATTCTGCCGCTTTGTGACCAAGTTTTAAATATGCGCACGCGATTTCattgtttatatacatttcctctcttaaatattctttaagtACCATTTCATGTAAAAGACGTTCTATATCACCTCTGTTCCACGATTTACCTTGACCATACAATGGATGATTTGTAAGAcctacaaaataataaatattagtttaacaacagaatttttttaatttattaaatacaaattatacaaattatttattcctAATTATTTCTACCTGattctctaattttttttaaatcgcttCCCTTAAAAATATCCGTAAGAAATACTAAAGTTAATTTAGAATTCTTTCTCTGATTAATTTCTCGTACCGCTTTCATAATTTGCCGTGCATGATTTGTTGCATCCAACATAGTAAACTCCGCCTGAAAAgtacatatacaaaataatttcgattacaggttttcttatatatgcaattataattacaatatataatatctcttACCTTACACCTACAATTATCGCATGCAgatgatttattttcaatacatTTCTCccgattaaaaatttcaccGAAATAATTAAGTTGTAATGCTCTACGACAATCGGTTTTATTTTCACAAAAGGATACCatcttaaataaattatccaTATGTGTTTTTATAACGTCTGGATTCGAATTATcaatttcaatcatttttctGATTCTATGCATATCagcataattataaaataatatacattcaGCATTTTCTCCGTCACGACCAGCACGTCCACTTTCTTGATAATAACCTTCTATTGACTTTGGTAGAGCAGCATGTATTACAAAGCGTACATTAGGCTTATCGATACCCATACCAAATGCTATAGTTGCACAGACAATCCTcatctaaaataatattattaaatataaataaatgaatagcattaacttatattatatacatgatGAGTACTTCTTCTGAAATCCAACGTCCTTGAATATCACTCCTCTGATTATCTGTCAATCCAGCATGATAACTTTGAgcttgaatattattttttctcatttgtaAAGCGTAATCGTCACAATCTTTACGCGATAAACAATAAACAATGCCGCATTGATTTTTGAATTTTGTCTTTATCATAGCTATAACTTCATCAGAACAATTTTTGCCCTTCTTTGCAATTATACTATATCGCAAATTCGGTCTGTTGAAACTTGACATAAacctgaaaataaaattatttatatcttaatatacacattgttatgataattaataataataaataatatacaaatatcgtATATCATACCATTTTGGTTTTGTCATACCCAATTGATACAATATATCTGTTCTAACTCTTGGAGTAGCTGTAGCTGTTAAAGCAATTGTTGATACTGTAGGATAATTTTCTCTaagacattttaattttttataatctggTCTAAAATCATGTCCCCATTGACTTACACAATGTGCTTCATCGATAACAAATCGtgctaataaatttctttgaaataaagTTGTTAAAATACTGCTTAATTTTTGGGAAGCAGATATTTTTTCAGGtgttacatataataattttaagcccggttctttctttgataattCTCTATATATTCCAGCTGATTGATTTTCAGTTATATTGCCAGACATGTGTGCTGCAGGAAtctgaatgataataaattatcaggagcattatgattaatttatttattcaaaatttactatacaaacaaaattctaataaaattatataacttaCATCAAGTGAAGTCAATTTCTGTACTTGATCAAGAATAAGACTTTTTAAAGGAgatataacaattgtaactcCTGGTACAAGAAGAGCTGGCATTTGATAACAAAGTGATTTTCCTCCACCTGTAGGCATCAAAACAAAACAGTCAAATCCAAGGAGCGCTGCATTAATCGCTTGCAATTGATTCGGCCTGAAAGAGTATAAACCAAACTTCTGCCTGAAGATCTGAAACAATGATTCTCTATatcaacaaataatatattaatttttctaactacaaatattttaacaattcaataataataacaatcgatTTGTaagttaattttaaatatatttttatacatttgtaCATATTAAgttaatataagaatatatatttgtacatacTTTTAACATTTCACGAGAATGAGGATAATTTAAACCATCGAATTCTCCGCTAATaccatcatttttataatttcctgTAAAGATTCCTTCAGAAACGgatgtatttaaatttatatttattttattatttgtagtagtactcttctttttttctgggCTACTCGTTgctaaaaatgtaaatataaatttttcgttcacataaaacataaatgcttcaaaaaatcaaaataaattataaaataaattataaaatttacctTTCATACTTAAACTTAAATCTAAATTAGAACTATCATTTAAAGATACAGAAGGCTTATActcttttttaaatgtttcagTAAtacttttgttcttattttccATTATATCATCCTCTGTAACAATGTTTACAAATGAAtagtgattattgttaattaaatagaatagtatCTTACCAAAATCTTTACCATTATTAATCCAATCATCCATTTGATTAAACGTAGGTTGTGCATCTTgttgaaattcttttgttttagaataatcataatcaacctttttattttgatatacaAGTTCATTTTGCTCTGGCTTAAAGCTAACATTATCACATTCAGAATcagattttgtttttaatagtcttgattgttgttgttctttctCCCATAATTCgcctattttttttgtaacttcTGTACATATTGTAGCTCTGACAGgtctttttaattgaaaagtaCTTTTTCTCATTGTAGCTGTAGTAGTATTTGTACTAACTACAGGTGAATTAGTATTGACAGAAGTTTTCACATTTACTTTTTCAGTATCATCTGTTTGGCATGGACTTAGAGAAGTTCTAGTAATGCTTGATGATAATCCATCTAAAGTTTCATTAGGACCTACTATTTCTTTGCTAGAAGAATTAAGACTAAGATTCATACTACTATCCTTTGAATTGTGCAAGTTTATTGGACTACTTTTGACTATGTTATGTTGCTTAAAAACAGGACTATGACATTCTGGTTCATTTAAGAATTGATTATCAATTGtagattttaattctttctccattttttgCATATTTTCTAGCTTTTTATTTACCAAACGTAATTTTGC includes:
- the LOC124426354 gene encoding RAB11-binding protein RELCH-like isoform X1, whose translation is MAGSIEEVRNSLSTNKGFPAIRTTVSYEEIATKLLNEKFLLTALELHAELCEAGRELSILKEYFSNPCNFENQNIKPEPYTPMPRSSSQATLDSLDMTRYSEDGTGIDERVAILEFELRNARESISALRANLTVVTEFDSATPDKRSDKQVINDNPIKPHEQRALNFLVHEYLLTHSYKLTSITFSDENENQELEDWQDVGLNIPKPSGLLQIYREYMRANGHDKPPSVNISVQTECGNTEVERKENELKEMIEQIEQLKQQTALLEKEKMDLQHYIDTTNENLVQDNKQRSNGTNQSINSNSTTPDKFEILESPPRDASNATQDPEEDDSVSVVVSLGETDPGDKEWTRIQLPRTDVTEGSTILSNAPSRLLPIKFKLEVIGLCLVNISSSIISVAEEPFKYGVSRDTLVKILAQTLPRIVPNIILNKREEVIPLILSTVRLHSDSGEREKLLQLLFNLKKRPQEEERQMILAGLVAMAKLEDESIGGEEILTLCWEQSQHKYPERRLLAVECCSALAPYTSVSIRNSLMLSMLQQMLLEDKDPSVRASVVRSLALLVALMDDPDKYFQCEELALTALNDSSSIVVNTASSIFLPILAQWALSLKRLRSHLLPRLISKVKNHIKPANPQNSPVKENIDEERIESLIGVLQYLLPHTIVCVADTDTVRTSVEPSISQELPAEFLSICHCDIINPKVFYDGDTDVGALLNTFFSNTWENDLWPELEWFTNKLIIDILEIVKSTEIIQESVLNSLLTYIQSLCNGFGRYITQTRIQPIFLPEITELEKQLSTLSMDNKNLSLTLIPAYLIMLSTLNGVEVSKSIKQFLVVLSMSGINITSLQIAIIKLCAKEEMQEHVLTGLWDGVVHQRSSVRCAVATLFGSIIAHTSDRLINGRIVPAIVTLASDPDITVKAAVIPPLGRLITECKVREARDKARLTLETIARESQNILSVLATPLVSTLAYIAPSCPQSYIEDVIATQLTGITATAMQQNRKVDLCNALVEAYSVLVYCPLSNQCISGIILPGLRHLETLINQNLPQQRETVKSLLREAESHQDIVKPIERSSSMSSGLSLSMATVNVGQGVEDMRQRMSKIFQQRPGSSTVTSIFKKK
- the LOC124426354 gene encoding RAB11-binding protein RELCH-like isoform X2, which encodes MTRYSEDGTGIDERVAILEFELRNARESISALRANLTVVTEFDSATPDKRSDKQVINDNPIKPHEQRALNFLVHEYLLTHSYKLTSITFSDENENQELEDWQDVGLNIPKPSGLLQIYREYMRANGHDKPPSVNISVQTECGNTEVERKENELKEMIEQIEQLKQQTALLEKEKMDLQHYIDTTNENLVQDNKQRSNGTNQSINSNSTTPDKFEILESPPRDASNATQDPEEDDSVSVVVSLGETDPGDKEWTRIQLPRTDVTEGSTILSNAPSRLLPIKFKLEVIGLCLVNISSSIISVAEEPFKYGVSRDTLVKILAQTLPRIVPNIILNKREEVIPLILSTVRLHSDSGEREKLLQLLFNLKKRPQEEERQMILAGLVAMAKLEDESIGGEEILTLCWEQSQHKYPERRLLAVECCSALAPYTSVSIRNSLMLSMLQQMLLEDKDPSVRASVVRSLALLVALMDDPDKYFQCEELALTALNDSSSIVVNTASSIFLPILAQWALSLKRLRSHLLPRLISKVKNHIKPANPQNSPVKENIDEERIESLIGVLQYLLPHTIVCVADTDTVRTSVEPSISQELPAEFLSICHCDIINPKVFYDGDTDVGALLNTFFSNTWENDLWPELEWFTNKLIIDILEIVKSTEIIQESVLNSLLTYIQSLCNGFGRYITQTRIQPIFLPEITELEKQLSTLSMDNKNLSLTLIPAYLIMLSTLNGVEVSKSIKQFLVVLSMSGINITSLQIAIIKLCAKEEMQEHVLTGLWDGVVHQRSSVRCAVATLFGSIIAHTSDRLINGRIVPAIVTLASDPDITVKAAVIPPLGRLITECKVREARDKARLTLETIARESQNILSVLATPLVSTLAYIAPSCPQSYIEDVIATQLTGITATAMQQNRKVDLCNALVEAYSVLVYCPLSNQCISGIILPGLRHLETLINQNLPQQRETVKSLLREAESHQDIVKPIERSSSMSSGLSLSMATVNVGQGVEDMRQRMSKIFQQRPGSSTVTSIFKKK